Within Candidatus Neomarinimicrobiota bacterium, the genomic segment GACAGAAACCTGTCCCATATCCAGTAGGCGTGCTTTCAAATGTTCTCCCCTGTTTTAGATAAAGAGCTGGATATCAGCGTCGGCAGCAAAATCTAAGAACGTAGCCGCCCCGCCAACATCGATACCTTCAATAAAGTCATCCCTGGTGAAACCGAACACGTCCATGGTCATCTGGCAGCCAATCATCTTCACATCCGCCTCAAGACAGGTGTCACGCAACTCCTCGATAGTCGCCACACCTTTGTTCTTAAAGGTCTTCTTCATCAATGACGTGGCTACAGTCTCAAATCCCGGCATATTGCCCATCAGCAGGTTCGGCATGGGCCATTCGAAATCCTGAAACCCTTTCGGCCCAAACGGCATCTTCATGGGCATGGCCGGATTTGTGTGTGGCGCTACTTTTGCCTCGATATTCTTCTTCAGAAGCGTCAGGCCGTAAAAGGTAAAGAATATCCCTACCTCCATCTCCATAGCCGCCGCAGTGGAAGCGAGGATAAAAGGCGGATATGCCCAGTCCAGCGTCCCCTTGGATGCAATCAGTGCCATCCTTTTTGGTTGTCCATTCGTCTCACTCATGGTTACCTCCTAATTGGTAATCAGATTTCAGGAATCTTATGATTTTCGAATAAAGAAAGTGTAATCGCCATCTTCAGCAATGGACTCAATGAGTTCGTGCCCCGTGCGCTTGGTAAATGCGTTCACGTCATTGATCGATCCCGGGTCAGTAGCTACCATCTTCAGGATTTCGCCGCTATTCATGCCATCCATAGTCTTTTTTGTCTTGAGGATCGGCAGGGGGCAGTTCATCCCCTTGCAGTCGAGTTCCTGATCCTCATGAAATTCAGTCATGATTTAGCCCTCCATTGTTGCAGAATCAAAGAGATCGAGTTCCCATTCACCGGTCTCGATTTTCACTTGACACTCTGATATGCAATTAAGAATCTTATGGATAAATTCATTGGCGATGGAATAGTAGTAAGTGGTGCCGTCACGCCGAAACTTGAGGATACCTCTGGAATACATATGCCGCAGATGCTGAGACGTCACCGGCTGAGACAGATCCAGATGGCGCTGGATTTCTCCTACAGATTTCTCGCCCGTTTCGAGAAACTCTATCAGCTTGA encodes:
- a CDS encoding metalloregulator ArsR/SmtB family transcription factor; translation: MSDNLSIQFLKSASTVLKVLGHPARLKLIEFLETGEKSVGEIQRHLDLSQPVTSQHLRHMYSRGILKFRRDGTTYYYSIANEFIHKILNCISECQVKIETGEWELDLFDSATMEG
- a CDS encoding DsrE/DsrF/DrsH-like family protein, which encodes MSETNGQPKRMALIASKGTLDWAYPPFILASTAAAMEMEVGIFFTFYGLTLLKKNIEAKVAPHTNPAMPMKMPFGPKGFQDFEWPMPNLLMGNMPGFETVATSLMKKTFKNKGVATIEELRDTCLEADVKMIGCQMTMDVFGFTRDDFIEGIDVGGAATFLDFAADADIQLFI
- a CDS encoding sulfurtransferase TusA family protein, giving the protein MTEFHEDQELDCKGMNCPLPILKTKKTMDGMNSGEILKMVATDPGSINDVNAFTKRTGHELIESIAEDGDYTFFIRKS